One genomic window of Onychostoma macrolepis isolate SWU-2019 chromosome 25, ASM1243209v1, whole genome shotgun sequence includes the following:
- the tjp1b gene encoding tight junction protein ZO-1 isoform X8 — protein MVNYQNYITVMQLALGVTAINRKRSLPPRKHMWVFPKHDKDKYGPAVYYPKIHGYISTPETISLLDESEGSAHGKPSLRRIKGRIHCSKSLDSINLLDSNSAAMEETVIWEQHTVTLHRAPGFGFGIAISGGRDNPHFQSGETSIVISDVLKGGPAEGLLQENDRVVMVNAVSMDNVDHAYAVQQLRKSGKNAKITIRRKRKVQIPMGRTGERETMSEHDEDDDSYEDEIYESRSARSGPSAYSGGGATGRRSSRGDRLGGRRDRDRERSGSRERSLSPRSDRHSVSSNLPPRPAKVTLIKSRKNEAEYGLRLASHIFVKDISPESLAARDGNIQEGDVVLKINGTVTENLSLIDAKKLIERSKGKLKMVVQRDERATLLNIPDLDDSIPSANASDRDDISDIHSVASDHSNRSHDRKRSSRSRSPDRRSEPSDHSRHSPPQISNGRAAGPTAQRTRPVHRSRDEDRVSKAGPLPVPTKMVEEVPKEQTAAREEKQLPPLPEPKPVYAQPGQPDVDLPVSPADAPVPSVTHDDSILRPSMKLVKFKKGESVGLRLAGGNDVGIFVAGVLEDSPAAKEGLEEGDQILRVNNVDFANIIREEAVLFLLDLPKGEEVTILAQKKKDVYRRIVESDVGDSFYIRTHFEYEKESPYGLSFNKGEVFRVVDTLYNGKLGSWLAIRIGKNHQEVERGIIPNKNRAEQLSSVQYTLPKTPGGDRADFWRFRGLRSSKRNLRKSREDLSAQPVQTKFPAYERVVLREAGFLRPVVIFGPIADVAREKLSREEADLFELAKSEPRDAGTDQRSSGIIRLHTIKQIIDRDKHAVLDITPNAVDRLNYAQWYPIVVFLNPDSKQGVKNMRTRLCSESRKSARKLYERALKLRKNNHHLFTTTINLNNMNDGWYGALKETIQQQQNQLVWVSEGKADGAPDDDLDIHDDRLSYLSAPGSEYSMYSTDSRHTSDYEDTDTEGGAYTDQELDETMNDEVGLPSEPAITRSSEPVREDPPVIQDAAGYPSYQHAVPQPEPVNRIDPAGFKMAAPQQMYKKDLYSVDEPVRVNHGVKPPPPQQQPLGPPTSLSYSHQPVYQDQQPYRQYEHPPYGYDGGGYAQPKPHNYDPHLHYDNRVPHYNEQWPPYDQQQTSPQPPPASGYPQAHQPPPPPLGYETRSPYEDGPTRDFSPPQSQYDGVSPMGYDNRPRHAKPAPARYEEPPPPPPPVSYDARSPFESDPHGFPGNAHRSPDPPKQYYGDAAMRPSYNPGAPNRAYKAAPHEPMMNSEPPAPPPKPEAVLSPGEPPHPAAPKPLPPPPRNDDDDEDPAMKPQSVLNRVKMFENKRSVSVDRAKDTPEVAGIRPTDLPKPVSTPGPVLKANSLSNLEQEKPSYRAPEPQKPQPRVGDDVVRSNHYDPDEDEEYYRKQLSYFDRRSFDNKAMNQPNTGINRFHEPPKPPQPQIAYPFARTESVEKVSPVDKRYEPLPPVNPSPAPYSQPTPAAPPTSLPKLSNIEVNSLPDPHSSPKAKPDLSALRAPARDDPIQTSYLPPKSSINGTDAPPKTLGVPTSYNRYVPKPYTSSARPFERKFESPKFNHNLLPNDTQSKPSVNNNLKPQISPQPLDTDSGVDTFTRTMDNRPKYQHNNINALPKAVPVSPSALDDDEEDEGHTVVATARGIFNCNGGVLSSIETGVSIIIPQGAIPDSVEQEIYFKVCRDNSILPPLDKEKGETLLSPLVMCGPHGLKFLKPVELRLPHCASMTPDGWSFALKSSDSSSGDPKCWQNKCLPGDPNYLVGANCVSVLIDHF, from the exons GCTCCGGGGTTTGGCTTCGGGATCGCTATCTCAGGCGGGAGGGATAACCCTCACTTCCAGAGCGGGGAGACGTCCATCGTCATATCTGATGTGCTGAAGGGAGGCCCAGCCGAGGGCCTGCTGCA GGAGAATGACAGAGTGGTGATGGTCAACGCCGTCTCCATGGATAACGTGGATCATGCGTATGCAGTGCAGCAACTTCGGAAAAGTGGGAAGAATGCAAAAATA ACCATCAGGAGAAAGAGGAAGGTGCAGATCCCCATGGGCCGCACGGGTGAACGTGAGACCATGTCGGAGCACGACGAGGACGACGACAGCTACGAAGATGAGATCTATGAGTCCCGGAGCGCACGGAGCGGGCCGAGTGCCTACAGCGGGGGCGGAGCCACGGGCCGGAGGAGCAGCAGGGGTGACCGGCTGGGCGGGAGGAGGGACCGAGACAGAGAGCGCAGCGGCTCCAGAGAGAGGAGTCTGTCCCCACGCTCGGACCGCCACTCTGTGTCCTCCAACCTCCCCCCACGCCCAGCCAAGGTCACCCTCATCAAGTCCCGCAAGAATGAAG CAGAATACGGGCTTCGCCTGGCCAGCCACATCTTCGTAAAGGACATTTCCCCCGAGAGCCTGGCAGCCCGAGACGGAAACATACAGGAGGGAGACGTAGTGCTCAAG ATTAATGGCACTGTGACTGAGAATCTGTCCCTGATCGATGCTAAGAAACTGATCGAGAGGTCAAAGGGCAAGCTGAAGATGGTGGTGCAGAGAGACGAGAGGGCGACCCTGCTCAATATCCCGGACCTGGATGATAGCATACCTTCAGCTAATGCCTCTGACAGAGACG ATATTTCAGACATCCACTCCGTGGCCTCCGATCATTCCAACCGATCCCACGACCGGAAGAGGAGCAGCCGCTCTCGTTCTCCGGACCGCCGCTCCGAGCCCTCGGACCACTCCAGACACTCTCCGCCACAGATCAGCAACGGCAG GGCCGCAGGGCCGACAGCCCAGAGAACCCGGCCAGT TCACCGAAGCCGTGATGAAGACAGGGTCTCAAAGGCCGGGCCGCTTCCCGTACCTACTAAGATGGTAGAGGAGGTGCCGAAAGAGCAGACGGCAGCCAGAGAAGAGAAACAGCTCCCCCCTCTGCCAG AGCCCAAGCCTGTGTACGCTCAACCCGGCCAACCTGACGTGGACCTGCCTGTTAGTCCGGCAGACGCCCCAGTTCCCAGCGTCACGCACGATGACAGCATCTTGCG GCCGAGCATGAAGCTGGTGAAGTTTAAGAAGGGCGAGAGCGTGGGGTTGAGACTCGCTGGCGGGAATGACGTTGGGATATTTGTGGCGGGAGTTTTGGAGGACAGTCCTGCTGCTAAAGAGGGCCTGGAGGAGGGAGACCAGATTCTCAGG GTAAACAATGTGGATTTTGCAAACATCATCCGCGAGGAGGCAGTGCTGTTTCTGCTGGACCTGCCCAAAGGAGAGGAGGTCACCATCCTGGCCCAGAAAAAGAAAGATG TGTACCGGCGCATTGTAGAGTCCGATGTAGGTGACTCGTTCTACATCAGGACCCATTTTGAGTACGAGAAGGAGTCGCCCTACGGCCTGAGCTTCAATAAGGGGGAGGTCTTCAGAGTGGTCGACACCCTTTACAACGGCAAACTGGGCTCTTGGCTCGCCATCCGCATCGGCAAGAACCACCAGGAGGTGGAACGGGGCATCATCCCCAACAAGAATAG GGCTGAGCAGTTATCGAGTGTCCAATACACTCTCCCAAAGACTCCAGGAGGGGATCGGGCTGATTTCTGGAGGTTCAGAGGCCTCCGTAGCTCCAAACGCAACCTGAGGAAGAGCAGAGAGGACCTTTCTGCTCAACCCGTCCAAACAAAGTTCCCCGCTTATGAAAGAGTGGTGCTTCGAGAAG CTGGTTTCTTGAGGCCGGTGGTCATTTTTGGGCCTATTGCGGATGTTGCAAGAGAGAAACTGTCCAGAGAGGAGGCCGACCTCTTTGAACTTGCAA AGAGCGAACCCAGAGACGCAGGCACAGACCAGCGCAGCTCTGGAATCATCCGTCTCCATACCATTAAACAGATCATTGACCGA GACAAGCATGCCGTGCTGGACATCACCCCCAACGCGGTAGATCGTCTGAATTACGCTCAGTGGTACCCCATCGTGGTGTTCCTGAATCCCGACAGCAAGCAGGGTGTCAAGAACATGAGGACCAGGCTCTGTTCCGAGTCCAGGAAGAGCGCCCGGAAGCTGTATGAGCGTGCTCTCAAACTGAGAAAGAACAACCATCACCTTTTCACCA CCACCATCAACTTGAACAACATGAATGACGGGTGGTATGGCGCTTTGAAAGAGACcatccagcagcagcagaacCAGTTGGTCTGGGTCTCAGAGGGCAAG GCAGATGGCGCTCCTGACGATGACCTTGACATCCACGACGACCGCCTCTCTTACCTCTCGGCACCGGGCAGTGAGTACAGCATGTACAGCACCGACAGCCGCCACACTTCTGACTACGAGGACACCGATACGGAGGGTGGGGCCTACACCGACCAGGAGCTGGATGAGACCATGAACGATGAGGTGGGCCTGCCCAGCGAGCCTGCCATCACACGCTCTTCCGAACCTGTCCGAGAGGACCCGCCGGTCATCCAGGATGCAGCTGGGTACCCAAGCTACCAGCATGCTGTGCCGCAACCGGAGCCGGTTAACCGCATCGACCCGGCCGGGTTTAAGATGGCAGCGCCTCAGCAG ATGTATAAAAAGGATCTCTACAGCGTGGATGAGCCTGTGCGAGTGAACCACGGCGTGAAGCCTCCCCCTCCCCAGCAGCAGCCTTTAGGCCCCCCCACCTCGCTCTCCTACAGCCACCAGCCTGTCTACCAGGACCAACAGCCATACCGCCAGTACGAGCACCCGCCTTATGGCTACGACGGTGGCGGCTACGCACAACCAAAGCCTCACAACTACGACCCGCACCTGCACTACGACAACCGTGTGCCTCACTACAACGAGCAGTGGCCCCCTTACGACCAGCAGCAGACTTCACCCCAACCACCGCCCGCGTCCGGCTACCCTCAGGCCCACCAGCCGCCGCCTCCTCCGCTGGGGTACGAAACCCGCTCTCCGTACGAGGATGGCCCAACCAGGGATTTCAGCCCCCCTCAGTCCCAATACGATGGTGTGTCCCCAATGGGTTACGATAACCGGCCGCGGCACGCTAAACCCGCTCCTGCGCGCTACGAAGAGCCgcctcctcctccccctccgGTCTCCTATGACGCCCGCTCGCCCTTCGAGTCCGATCCGCATGGATTCCCAGGCAATGCGCATCGCTCCCCTGATCCGCCCAAGCAGTATTACGGTGACGCTGCAATGAGACCCTCATACAACCCTGGAGCGCCGAACCGAGCATATAAAGCAGCGCCGCACGAGCCCATGATGAACTCTGAACCTCCCGCTCCGCCTCCCAAACCTGAGGCCGTCTTGTCTCCAGGAGAACCGCCTCACCCTGCAGCTCCCAAACCATTGCCGCCTCCCCCCAGGAATGATGACGATGATGAAGACCCTGCCATGAAGCCCCAGTCTGTGCTCAACCGGGTCAAAATGTTCGAGAACAAGCGCTCCGTGTCTGTTGACCGAGCCAAGGATACGCCGGAAGTAGCGGGAATTAGG CCCACAGATCTCCCGAAACCTGTGAGCACACCTGGTCCTGTGCTTAAAGCCAACTCTCTCAGCAACCTGGAGCAGGAGAAACCCTCTTACAG AGCCCCAGAGCCCCAGAAACCTCAGCCGCGTGTAGGGGACGACGTGGTCCGCTCCAACCACTATGACccagatgaagatgaagagTATTACAGGAAGCAGCTGTCGTATTTTGACCGCCGCAGCTTTGACAACAAGGCCATGAATCAGCCCAACACTGGAATCAATCGCTTCCACGAGCCGCCCAAACCTCCTCAGCCCCAGATCGCATATCCTTTCGCCAG GACGGAGTCTGTGGAGAAGGTGAGTCCTGTGGACAAGAGGTACGAGCCGTTGCCGCCCGTCAACCCGTCACCTGCTCCATACAGCCAGCCCACGCCTGCTGCTCCACCCACATCCCTGCCCAAACTCAGCAACATCGAGG TGAACTCGCTGCCAGATCCTCACAGCTCTCCCAAAGCCAAACCGGACCTGTCGGCTCTCAGAGCTCCCGCCCGGGACGACCCCATCCAGACCAGCTACCTGCCCCCCAAGTCTTCTATCAACGGCACGGACGCCCCTCCCAAAACGCTAGGTGTCCCTACCAGCTACAACCGCTACGTCCCCAAGCCTTACACCAGCTCCGCCCGACCCTTCGAGCGCAAGTTTGAGAGCCCTAAATTCAACCACAACCTGCTTCCCAACGACACACAGTCCAAACCCAGTGTGAACAACAACCTGAAACCTCAAATCTCGCCCCAGCCCCTGGACACTGACAGCGGGGTCGACACTTTCACACGCACCATGGACAACAGGCCCAAGTATCAGCACAACAACATCAACGCCCTTCCCAAGGCCGTTCCCGTCAG CCCTAGTGCACTGGATGACGATGAGGAAGACGAAGGTCACACGGTGGTCGCCACGGCGCGGGGCATCTTTAATTGTAACGGTGGGGTGTTGAGCTCCATAGAGACAGGAGTCAGTATCATCATCCCGCAAGGAGCGATTCCAGATAGCGTGGAGCAGGAGATCTACTTCAAAGTGTGCCGAGACAACAGCATTCTGCCCCCTCTGGACAAAGAGAAAG GTGAAACTCTGCTCAGTCCTCTGGTGATGTGCGGCCCTCACGGTCTGAAGTTCCTGAAGCCCGTGGAACTGCGTCTACCACATTGTGCGTCTATGACCCCTGATGGTTGGTCTTTTGCTCTAAAATCCTCCGACTCCTCGTCGG
- the tjp1b gene encoding tight junction protein ZO-1 isoform X9 produces the protein MSARAASNKSAAMEETVIWEQHTVTLHRAPGFGFGIAISGGRDNPHFQSGETSIVISDVLKGGPAEGLLQENDRVVMVNAVSMDNVDHAYAVQQLRKSGKNAKITIRRKRKVQIPMGRTGERETMSEHDEDDDSYEDEIYESRSARSGPSAYSGGGATGRRSSRGDRLGGRRDRDRERSGSRERSLSPRSDRHSVSSNLPPRPAKVTLIKSRKNEAEYGLRLASHIFVKDISPESLAARDGNIQEGDVVLKINGTVTENLSLIDAKKLIERSKGKLKMVVQRDERATLLNIPDLDDSIPSANASDRDDISDIHSVASDHSNRSHDRKRSSRSRSPDRRSEPSDHSRHSPPQISNGRAAGPTAQRTRPVHRSRDEDRVSKAGPLPVPTKMVEEVPKEQTAAREEKQLPPLPEPKPVYAQPGQPDVDLPVSPADAPVPSVTHDDSILRPSMKLVKFKKGESVGLRLAGGNDVGIFVAGVLEDSPAAKEGLEEGDQILRVNNVDFANIIREEAVLFLLDLPKGEEVTILAQKKKDVYRRIVESDVGDSFYIRTHFEYEKESPYGLSFNKGEVFRVVDTLYNGKLGSWLAIRIGKNHQEVERGIIPNKNRAEQLSSVQYTLPKTPGGDRADFWRFRGLRSSKRNLRKSREDLSAQPVQTKFPAYERVVLREAGFLRPVVIFGPIADVAREKLSREEADLFELAKSEPRDAGTDQRSSGIIRLHTIKQIIDRDKHAVLDITPNAVDRLNYAQWYPIVVFLNPDSKQGVKNMRTRLCSESRKSARKLYERALKLRKNNHHLFTTTINLNNMNDGWYGALKETIQQQQNQLVWVSEGKADGAPDDDLDIHDDRLSYLSAPGSEYSMYSTDSRHTSDYEDTDTEGGAYTDQELDETMNDEVGLPSEPAITRSSEPVREDPPVIQDAAGYPSYQHAVPQPEPVNRIDPAGFKMAAPQQQTEAALASPPPPSAAAAAPPAVQPTSPLAGTNPEEPSGTPQADSLNSPVPVPDPQPEPELAQPPTHDPHQLLPPGPDPKMYKKDLYSVDEPVRVNHGVKPPPPQQQPLGPPTSLSYSHQPVYQDQQPYRQYEHPPYGYDGGGYAQPKPHNYDPHLHYDNRVPHYNEQWPPYDQQQTSPQPPPASGYPQAHQPPPPPLGYETRSPYEDGPTRDFSPPQSQYDGVSPMGYDNRPRHAKPAPARYEEPPPPPPPVSYDARSPFESDPHGFPGNAHRSPDPPKQYYGDAAMRPSYNPGAPNRAYKAAPHEPMMNSEPPAPPPKPEAVLSPGEPPHPAAPKPLPPPPRNDDDDEDPAMKPQSVLNRVKMFENKRSVSVDRAKDTPEVAGIRPTDLPKPVSTPGPVLKANSLSNLEQEKPSYRAPEPQKPQPRVGDDVVRSNHYDPDEDEEYYRKQLSYFDRRSFDNKAMNQPNTGINRFHEPPKPPQPQIAYPFARTESVEKVSPVDKRYEPLPPVNPSPAPYSQPTPAAPPTSLPKLSNIEVNSLPDPHSSPKAKPDLSALRAPARDDPIQTSYLPPKSSINGTDAPPKTLGVPTSYNRYVPKPYTSSARPFERKFESPKFNHNLLPNDTQSKPSVNNNLKPQISPQPLDTDSGVDTFTRTMDNRPKYQHNNINALPKAVPVSPSALDDDEEDEGHTVVATARGIFNCNGGVLSSIETGVSIIIPQGAIPDSVEQEIYFKVCRDNSILPPLDKEKGETLLSPLVMCGPHGLKFLKPVELRLPHCASMTPDGWSFALKSSDSSSGDPKCWQNKCLPGDPNYLVGANCVSVLIDHF, from the exons GCTCCGGGGTTTGGCTTCGGGATCGCTATCTCAGGCGGGAGGGATAACCCTCACTTCCAGAGCGGGGAGACGTCCATCGTCATATCTGATGTGCTGAAGGGAGGCCCAGCCGAGGGCCTGCTGCA GGAGAATGACAGAGTGGTGATGGTCAACGCCGTCTCCATGGATAACGTGGATCATGCGTATGCAGTGCAGCAACTTCGGAAAAGTGGGAAGAATGCAAAAATA ACCATCAGGAGAAAGAGGAAGGTGCAGATCCCCATGGGCCGCACGGGTGAACGTGAGACCATGTCGGAGCACGACGAGGACGACGACAGCTACGAAGATGAGATCTATGAGTCCCGGAGCGCACGGAGCGGGCCGAGTGCCTACAGCGGGGGCGGAGCCACGGGCCGGAGGAGCAGCAGGGGTGACCGGCTGGGCGGGAGGAGGGACCGAGACAGAGAGCGCAGCGGCTCCAGAGAGAGGAGTCTGTCCCCACGCTCGGACCGCCACTCTGTGTCCTCCAACCTCCCCCCACGCCCAGCCAAGGTCACCCTCATCAAGTCCCGCAAGAATGAAG CAGAATACGGGCTTCGCCTGGCCAGCCACATCTTCGTAAAGGACATTTCCCCCGAGAGCCTGGCAGCCCGAGACGGAAACATACAGGAGGGAGACGTAGTGCTCAAG ATTAATGGCACTGTGACTGAGAATCTGTCCCTGATCGATGCTAAGAAACTGATCGAGAGGTCAAAGGGCAAGCTGAAGATGGTGGTGCAGAGAGACGAGAGGGCGACCCTGCTCAATATCCCGGACCTGGATGATAGCATACCTTCAGCTAATGCCTCTGACAGAGACG ATATTTCAGACATCCACTCCGTGGCCTCCGATCATTCCAACCGATCCCACGACCGGAAGAGGAGCAGCCGCTCTCGTTCTCCGGACCGCCGCTCCGAGCCCTCGGACCACTCCAGACACTCTCCGCCACAGATCAGCAACGGCAG GGCCGCAGGGCCGACAGCCCAGAGAACCCGGCCAGT TCACCGAAGCCGTGATGAAGACAGGGTCTCAAAGGCCGGGCCGCTTCCCGTACCTACTAAGATGGTAGAGGAGGTGCCGAAAGAGCAGACGGCAGCCAGAGAAGAGAAACAGCTCCCCCCTCTGCCAG AGCCCAAGCCTGTGTACGCTCAACCCGGCCAACCTGACGTGGACCTGCCTGTTAGTCCGGCAGACGCCCCAGTTCCCAGCGTCACGCACGATGACAGCATCTTGCG GCCGAGCATGAAGCTGGTGAAGTTTAAGAAGGGCGAGAGCGTGGGGTTGAGACTCGCTGGCGGGAATGACGTTGGGATATTTGTGGCGGGAGTTTTGGAGGACAGTCCTGCTGCTAAAGAGGGCCTGGAGGAGGGAGACCAGATTCTCAGG GTAAACAATGTGGATTTTGCAAACATCATCCGCGAGGAGGCAGTGCTGTTTCTGCTGGACCTGCCCAAAGGAGAGGAGGTCACCATCCTGGCCCAGAAAAAGAAAGATG TGTACCGGCGCATTGTAGAGTCCGATGTAGGTGACTCGTTCTACATCAGGACCCATTTTGAGTACGAGAAGGAGTCGCCCTACGGCCTGAGCTTCAATAAGGGGGAGGTCTTCAGAGTGGTCGACACCCTTTACAACGGCAAACTGGGCTCTTGGCTCGCCATCCGCATCGGCAAGAACCACCAGGAGGTGGAACGGGGCATCATCCCCAACAAGAATAG GGCTGAGCAGTTATCGAGTGTCCAATACACTCTCCCAAAGACTCCAGGAGGGGATCGGGCTGATTTCTGGAGGTTCAGAGGCCTCCGTAGCTCCAAACGCAACCTGAGGAAGAGCAGAGAGGACCTTTCTGCTCAACCCGTCCAAACAAAGTTCCCCGCTTATGAAAGAGTGGTGCTTCGAGAAG CTGGTTTCTTGAGGCCGGTGGTCATTTTTGGGCCTATTGCGGATGTTGCAAGAGAGAAACTGTCCAGAGAGGAGGCCGACCTCTTTGAACTTGCAA AGAGCGAACCCAGAGACGCAGGCACAGACCAGCGCAGCTCTGGAATCATCCGTCTCCATACCATTAAACAGATCATTGACCGA GACAAGCATGCCGTGCTGGACATCACCCCCAACGCGGTAGATCGTCTGAATTACGCTCAGTGGTACCCCATCGTGGTGTTCCTGAATCCCGACAGCAAGCAGGGTGTCAAGAACATGAGGACCAGGCTCTGTTCCGAGTCCAGGAAGAGCGCCCGGAAGCTGTATGAGCGTGCTCTCAAACTGAGAAAGAACAACCATCACCTTTTCACCA CCACCATCAACTTGAACAACATGAATGACGGGTGGTATGGCGCTTTGAAAGAGACcatccagcagcagcagaacCAGTTGGTCTGGGTCTCAGAGGGCAAG GCAGATGGCGCTCCTGACGATGACCTTGACATCCACGACGACCGCCTCTCTTACCTCTCGGCACCGGGCAGTGAGTACAGCATGTACAGCACCGACAGCCGCCACACTTCTGACTACGAGGACACCGATACGGAGGGTGGGGCCTACACCGACCAGGAGCTGGATGAGACCATGAACGATGAGGTGGGCCTGCCCAGCGAGCCTGCCATCACACGCTCTTCCGAACCTGTCCGAGAGGACCCGCCGGTCATCCAGGATGCAGCTGGGTACCCAAGCTACCAGCATGCTGTGCCGCAACCGGAGCCGGTTAACCGCATCGACCCGGCCGGGTTTAAGATGGCAGCGCCTCAGCAG CAAACAGAGGCCGCTCTGGCCTCGCCGCCCCCTCCCTCTGCAGCGGCAGCAGCGCCCCCTGCTGTCCAACCCACCTCGCCACTAGCGGGTACGAACCCAGAGGAGCCGTCTGGCACCCCTCAGGCCGACTCCCTTAACAGCCCCGTCCCCGTTCCCGACCCCCAGCCCGAACCTGAGCTCGCTCAGCCCCCAACACACGACCCCCACCAGTTGCTTCCTCCTGGCCCAGATCCAAAG ATGTATAAAAAGGATCTCTACAGCGTGGATGAGCCTGTGCGAGTGAACCACGGCGTGAAGCCTCCCCCTCCCCAGCAGCAGCCTTTAGGCCCCCCCACCTCGCTCTCCTACAGCCACCAGCCTGTCTACCAGGACCAACAGCCATACCGCCAGTACGAGCACCCGCCTTATGGCTACGACGGTGGCGGCTACGCACAACCAAAGCCTCACAACTACGACCCGCACCTGCACTACGACAACCGTGTGCCTCACTACAACGAGCAGTGGCCCCCTTACGACCAGCAGCAGACTTCACCCCAACCACCGCCCGCGTCCGGCTACCCTCAGGCCCACCAGCCGCCGCCTCCTCCGCTGGGGTACGAAACCCGCTCTCCGTACGAGGATGGCCCAACCAGGGATTTCAGCCCCCCTCAGTCCCAATACGATGGTGTGTCCCCAATGGGTTACGATAACCGGCCGCGGCACGCTAAACCCGCTCCTGCGCGCTACGAAGAGCCgcctcctcctccccctccgGTCTCCTATGACGCCCGCTCGCCCTTCGAGTCCGATCCGCATGGATTCCCAGGCAATGCGCATCGCTCCCCTGATCCGCCCAAGCAGTATTACGGTGACGCTGCAATGAGACCCTCATACAACCCTGGAGCGCCGAACCGAGCATATAAAGCAGCGCCGCACGAGCCCATGATGAACTCTGAACCTCCCGCTCCGCCTCCCAAACCTGAGGCCGTCTTGTCTCCAGGAGAACCGCCTCACCCTGCAGCTCCCAAACCATTGCCGCCTCCCCCCAGGAATGATGACGATGATGAAGACCCTGCCATGAAGCCCCAGTCTGTGCTCAACCGGGTCAAAATGTTCGAGAACAAGCGCTCCGTGTCTGTTGACCGAGCCAAGGATACGCCGGAAGTAGCGGGAATTAGG CCCACAGATCTCCCGAAACCTGTGAGCACACCTGGTCCTGTGCTTAAAGCCAACTCTCTCAGCAACCTGGAGCAGGAGAAACCCTCTTACAG AGCCCCAGAGCCCCAGAAACCTCAGCCGCGTGTAGGGGACGACGTGGTCCGCTCCAACCACTATGACccagatgaagatgaagagTATTACAGGAAGCAGCTGTCGTATTTTGACCGCCGCAGCTTTGACAACAAGGCCATGAATCAGCCCAACACTGGAATCAATCGCTTCCACGAGCCGCCCAAACCTCCTCAGCCCCAGATCGCATATCCTTTCGCCAG GACGGAGTCTGTGGAGAAGGTGAGTCCTGTGGACAAGAGGTACGAGCCGTTGCCGCCCGTCAACCCGTCACCTGCTCCATACAGCCAGCCCACGCCTGCTGCTCCACCCACATCCCTGCCCAAACTCAGCAACATCGAGG TGAACTCGCTGCCAGATCCTCACAGCTCTCCCAAAGCCAAACCGGACCTGTCGGCTCTCAGAGCTCCCGCCCGGGACGACCCCATCCAGACCAGCTACCTGCCCCCCAAGTCTTCTATCAACGGCACGGACGCCCCTCCCAAAACGCTAGGTGTCCCTACCAGCTACAACCGCTACGTCCCCAAGCCTTACACCAGCTCCGCCCGACCCTTCGAGCGCAAGTTTGAGAGCCCTAAATTCAACCACAACCTGCTTCCCAACGACACACAGTCCAAACCCAGTGTGAACAACAACCTGAAACCTCAAATCTCGCCCCAGCCCCTGGACACTGACAGCGGGGTCGACACTTTCACACGCACCATGGACAACAGGCCCAAGTATCAGCACAACAACATCAACGCCCTTCCCAAGGCCGTTCCCGTCAG CCCTAGTGCACTGGATGACGATGAGGAAGACGAAGGTCACACGGTGGTCGCCACGGCGCGGGGCATCTTTAATTGTAACGGTGGGGTGTTGAGCTCCATAGAGACAGGAGTCAGTATCATCATCCCGCAAGGAGCGATTCCAGATAGCGTGGAGCAGGAGATCTACTTCAAAGTGTGCCGAGACAACAGCATTCTGCCCCCTCTGGACAAAGAGAAAG GTGAAACTCTGCTCAGTCCTCTGGTGATGTGCGGCCCTCACGGTCTGAAGTTCCTGAAGCCCGTGGAACTGCGTCTACCACATTGTGCGTCTATGACCCCTGATGGTTGGTCTTTTGCTCTAAAATCCTCCGACTCCTCGTCGG